A single Anopheles arabiensis isolate DONGOLA chromosome 2, AaraD3, whole genome shotgun sequence DNA region contains:
- the LOC120896908 gene encoding uncharacterized protein LOC120896908: MKLDMFRSTVSYTIHSPYEVSTSDQLFTHVEESDELVAVYSVLETVANERLKDLTVRQRKCYFYDEAYENLQFYSYNLCIMNCRAKRALAVCQCRPHFYPFAEGPPCTVAGLHCLQQHPDWSNDADCNCLKPCTDVGYYVASLSKTQWTAEGGIPFTHKASLRWEILQPKTRLRRVLIFSYEDLLVSVGGAIALFFGKNGFYLSKIIEFLSIELGGWVRRKYIKRKERKRKRKHAIQLVTPK, from the exons ATGAAGCTCGACATGTTCCGCTCAACAGTATCG TACACCATACACTCGCCGTACGAGGTGTCCACCAGCGATCAGCTGTTCACCCATGTGGAGGAGTCGGATGAGCTGGTTGCCGTGTACAGTGTGCTCGAGACGGT TGCCAACGAGCGGCTGAAGGATCTGACAGTACGACAGCGCAAATGTTACTTTTACGATGAAGCATATGAAAATTTACAG TTCTACAGCTACAACCTCTGCATCATGAACTGCCGGGCAAAGCGGGCACTCGCCGTCTGTCAGTGTCGGCCCCACTTTTACCCATTCGCCG AGGGGCCACCGTGCACCGTGGCTGGGCTGCACTGCCTGCAGCAGCATCCCGACTGGAGCAACGATGCGGACTGCAATTGTTTAAAGCCCTGCACTGACGTGGGCTATTACGTTGCGTCGCTCAGCAAAACGCAGTG GACGGCCGAAGGAGGCATACCGTTCACGCACAAAGCATCGTTACGGTGGGAAATCCTCCAGCCCAAGACGAGACTCCGGCGAGTGCTCATCTTCAGCTACGAAGATTTGCTTG TATCGGTCGGTGGTGCGATAGCGTTGTTTTTTGGAAAGAATGGGTTTTACTTGTCAAAAATTATAGAATTTCTATCCATCGAGCTGGGCGGTTGGGTCCGGAGGAAGTACATCAAgcgcaaagaaagaaagagaaaacgaaaacatgCTATACAATTAGTTACTCCCAAGTAG